The Crocinitomicaceae bacterium genome includes a region encoding these proteins:
- a CDS encoding PorV/PorQ family protein, with product MNKFSKSILAGFAVIAVSSMAMAGNGDRVGSAGAGELLINPWGPSAGWGDAGVSCVNGVDAIYTNIAGLAFTSKTQIRFDRTSWLGGSGVNINSAGLAQRISDASVISISVMSMGFGDIQITTVDLPEGGIGNFRPTYSNFNVGYAREFSNSIYGGINFKVINETISNLRGTGVAIDAGIRYVTGEEDQIKFGITLKNVGPTMSFKGDGLAISMMYPETGDLATLEQRSSAFEMPSLLAIGGSYDFNFSEMYRLTAAGSFTANSFSNDQFRLGLNFHMGSEKAQFDMNVGYVYEKGIFSKDYMFNGRVTALSGITGGVTVNAIVGKNKSMLGINYAYRHAAPFNGCHTVGVTIDLK from the coding sequence ATGAATAAATTTTCGAAATCAATTCTAGCCGGATTTGCAGTGATTGCTGTAAGTTCAATGGCTATGGCAGGAAACGGAGATCGTGTTGGTTCAGCCGGTGCCGGAGAATTGCTAATCAATCCTTGGGGTCCCAGCGCAGGTTGGGGTGATGCAGGAGTATCTTGTGTAAACGGGGTAGATGCAATTTATACTAATATCGCTGGTTTGGCATTCACATCCAAAACGCAGATCAGGTTTGATCGCACTAGCTGGCTTGGTGGTTCAGGTGTCAATATTAATTCAGCCGGTTTGGCTCAACGTATTTCTGACGCTAGTGTTATCTCTATCTCTGTTATGTCAATGGGATTTGGTGATATTCAGATTACAACAGTTGATTTGCCGGAAGGTGGAATAGGTAACTTTAGACCAACCTATTCAAATTTCAATGTTGGTTATGCACGCGAATTTTCCAATTCAATTTACGGTGGAATCAATTTCAAAGTAATCAATGAAACCATCTCAAATTTGCGTGGTACAGGTGTTGCAATTGACGCTGGTATCAGATATGTGACAGGGGAAGAAGATCAAATTAAATTTGGTATTACGTTGAAGAATGTTGGACCTACCATGTCATTCAAAGGTGACGGGTTGGCAATCTCAATGATGTACCCTGAAACAGGTGATCTTGCCACGCTTGAGCAACGCTCTTCAGCTTTTGAAATGCCGTCTCTGCTTGCCATTGGCGGATCGTATGATTTTAATTTCTCAGAGATGTATAGACTGACAGCTGCCGGATCTTTTACAGCTAATTCATTCTCAAATGACCAATTCAGATTAGGGTTGAATTTCCACATGGGAAGTGAAAAAGCTCAGTTTGATATGAACGTTGGATATGTTTATGAAAAAGGTATTTTTTCCAAAGATTATATGTTCAACGGACGTGTTACTGCACTCAGTGGAATAACCGGCGGAGTTACTGTAAATGCCATTGTAGGTAAAAACAAAAGCATGTTAGGTATCAACTATGCATACCGCCATGCTGCCCCGTTCAATGGTTGTCATACCGTTGGGGTGACTATTGATTTAAAATAA
- the greA gene encoding transcription elongation factor GreA, whose protein sequence is MSQLRYYTEEGLKKLKDELYQLKVVERPRISQQIAEARDKGDLSENAEYDAAKEAQGLLEAKIAKMEDIVANARIIDESQIDNSKVLILSKVKIKNTGNGATMIYTLVAENEANLKEGKISIDSPIGKGLLGKKVGDTTDVKVPSGTVKFEILEITRN, encoded by the coding sequence ATGTCACAGTTAAGATATTATACTGAAGAAGGATTGAAAAAGCTCAAGGATGAACTTTATCAATTGAAAGTAGTTGAACGGCCAAGAATTTCACAACAGATTGCTGAAGCTCGTGATAAAGGTGATTTGTCTGAGAATGCCGAATACGATGCGGCTAAAGAAGCACAAGGTTTGCTTGAAGCGAAAATTGCAAAGATGGAAGATATTGTTGCTAATGCGAGAATCATTGATGAGTCTCAGATTGACAATTCTAAGGTGTTAATTCTTTCAAAAGTAAAAATTAAAAATACCGGCAATGGAGCTACCATGATTTACACGCTGGTTGCTGAAAATGAAGCTAATCTAAAAGAAGGCAAAATATCTATTGATTCACCAATTGGAAAAGGATTGTTGGGAAAAAAGGTAGGTGATACGACTGATGTTAAAGTACCAAGCGGTACAGTGAAATTTGAGATACTTGAAATAACCAGAAACTGA
- a CDS encoding HIT family protein: MATIFSRIITGEIPCYKVAENDKFLAFLDISPLRKGHTLVIPKIEVDYIFDMEDDLLAEMMLFSKKVSQKIKAVFPCKKVGIAVIGLEVPHAHIHLIPLNSMRDIDFSQPKLNLSAEELRTISANLMNA; this comes from the coding sequence ATGGCTACTATTTTTTCAAGAATCATTACCGGTGAAATTCCTTGCTATAAGGTTGCAGAGAACGATAAATTTCTGGCTTTTCTAGATATCTCACCGCTGCGAAAAGGTCACACCTTGGTTATTCCAAAAATAGAGGTGGACTATATTTTTGATATGGAGGATGATCTATTGGCTGAGATGATGTTGTTCTCAAAAAAGGTGAGTCAAAAAATAAAGGCAGTTTTTCCTTGTAAAAAAGTTGGGATTGCTGTGATTGGCCTTGAAGTGCCTCATGCACACATTCATTTAATTCCGCTGAATTCAATGCGCGATATTGATTTCTCTCAACCAAAATTAAATTTAAGTGCAGAAGAACTCAGAACGATTTCTGCCAATTTGATGAATGCGTGA
- the ruvC gene encoding crossover junction endodeoxyribonuclease RuvC yields MKSEDKIILGVDPGTVVMGYGLIHIQGNSISLITFGVLKLSKIENQPDRLKRIFSRVDQLIQEYHPDEMAIEAPFFGKNVQSMLKLGRAQGVCIAAALQRNIPIEEYSPKKIKQSLTGNGNASKEQVAAMLMRQLGIKEVPDYLDATDALAAAVCHYYQKGVGLNNKAKSGNWKSFLSQNPDRIK; encoded by the coding sequence ATGAAAAGTGAAGATAAAATAATTCTTGGTGTTGACCCCGGTACTGTGGTAATGGGCTATGGCTTGATTCACATTCAAGGCAACAGTATTTCACTCATCACATTTGGAGTTTTAAAACTGAGTAAAATTGAAAATCAACCTGACAGATTAAAGCGGATATTTTCAAGGGTTGATCAACTCATTCAAGAATATCATCCGGATGAAATGGCCATTGAAGCGCCTTTTTTTGGCAAAAATGTTCAGTCCATGCTCAAACTTGGCAGAGCACAAGGGGTGTGCATTGCCGCAGCACTTCAGCGCAACATTCCAATTGAAGAATATTCGCCAAAAAAAATCAAACAATCTCTTACAGGAAACGGAAATGCAAGTAAAGAGCAAGTTGCTGCTATGCTCATGCGTCAATTGGGTATTAAAGAAGTTCCTGATTATTTAGATGCGACCGATGCGCTTGCAGCAGCAGTTTGTCATTATTATCAAAAAGGAGTTGGACTCAACAACAAAGCAAAATCAGGAAACTGGAAATCATTTCTTTCTCAAAATCCTGATAGAATTAAATAG
- a CDS encoding histidine phosphatase family protein, whose translation MLQLHLLRHGKAVKFTDESSDFQRHLNKQGTAQANVLGYILKQRNYKPNQIIASSAVRTAQTAEIVRHHLDGTSIEYHADLFLAERSVILHRIHKTGKGKNLLYIGHNNGISDLVSWLTGKQTTLATCQCAVIEFPFDDWNLISGNTGNLIEVITPDVVSF comes from the coding sequence ATGCTTCAGCTTCACTTGCTCAGACACGGAAAAGCCGTGAAATTCACAGATGAATCATCTGATTTTCAGAGACATTTAAACAAACAAGGTACCGCGCAAGCCAACGTACTAGGTTATATTTTAAAACAAAGAAATTATAAACCCAATCAGATAATTGCCTCCTCGGCTGTGAGAACAGCGCAAACCGCTGAAATTGTAAGACACCATCTGGATGGAACTTCCATTGAATATCATGCTGATTTGTTTTTGGCCGAACGATCTGTCATTCTGCATCGCATCCATAAAACAGGAAAAGGAAAAAACCTTTTGTATATAGGTCATAACAATGGCATTTCTGATTTGGTGTCATGGCTAACTGGTAAACAAACAACACTGGCTACATGCCAATGTGCGGTAATTGAATTTCCGTTTGACGATTGGAATTTAATTTCAGGAAACACCGGAAATCTTATTGAAGTCATTACTCCTGACGTTGTTTCTTTCTGA
- a CDS encoding sigma-70 family RNA polymerase sigma factor has product MIDERLIEACRKNDRRAQEKLYEWYYVKVMPTCMRYHRNEEDARSVLNIGFVKICRNLDKLKPDTPFEAWARRILMNTIIDEFRKNKNYLQLVDAKETDRELEIKSEVIENDVWSKMETDVLMGLLKKLPDVSRKVFNLYVIDGYTHKEIGEMLEISDGTSKWHLSNARKLLRDMILKIQKSNNLEIWA; this is encoded by the coding sequence ATGATAGATGAAAGGCTAATTGAGGCATGCAGAAAAAATGATCGAAGAGCGCAAGAAAAGCTCTACGAGTGGTATTATGTAAAAGTAATGCCTACCTGCATGCGCTATCACCGGAATGAGGAGGATGCACGAAGCGTTCTCAATATTGGTTTTGTAAAAATTTGCCGCAATCTTGATAAACTCAAGCCTGATACACCATTTGAAGCTTGGGCAAGACGAATTCTAATGAATACCATTATTGATGAATTCAGAAAAAATAAAAACTATCTGCAATTAGTAGATGCAAAAGAAACTGATCGTGAGCTTGAGATAAAAAGTGAAGTAATTGAGAATGATGTATGGTCTAAAATGGAAACGGATGTTTTGATGGGATTGCTGAAAAAATTACCGGATGTTTCCCGCAAGGTTTTCAATCTTTACGTGATTGACGGCTATACACACAAAGAGATAGGAGAGATGCTTGAGATTTCAGACGGAACATCAAAATGGCATTTGTCCAACGCGCGCAAATTGCTTCGCGATATGATATTAAAAATTCAAAAATCAAATAATCTGGAAATCTGGGCATAA